In a genomic window of Pelecanus crispus isolate bPelCri1 chromosome 1, bPelCri1.pri, whole genome shotgun sequence:
- the ZNF800 gene encoding zinc finger protein 800 isoform X2 — MPLRDKCCQTDHHHHGCCEPGTKQLKHILLKDVDTIFECKLCRSLFRGLPNLITHKKFYCPPSLQMDDNLPDINDKQSQAINDLLEAIYPRVDKQEYVIKLEPIETNQNAVFQYVSRTDSPDENVESSSTPDQAPVQIQEPSAEQPKTVSAPALIPAAETVELPPADPITNKVIPTPEEQPPAVNPELDSLDNSDFGHQLICCLCRKEFHSRRSVRRHIRKVHKKKMEELKKYIETKKKPNQCSAKGRSKNVLVTLGRSCPVCYKSFATKANVRRHFDEVHRGLRRDSITPDIATKPGQPLFLDTVSAKKSFKTRKQKSSSKAEYNLTACKCLLCKRKYSSQIMLKRHMQIVHKITLSGKNSKREKGPNNTANGTEIKVKVEPADSVEPSPPSIALSPQNELKGTNHSNEKKSTPSAQKNKVKQDPENPKSTSKSTTKSTSKSTTKSTSKSTNASAAGGQQKNRKPKLSAGFDFKQLYCKLCKRQFTSKQNLTKHIELHTDGNNIYVKYYRCPLCSYETRRKRDVIRHITVVHKKSPRYLGKITASLEIRAIKKPIDLVLNKVTKRGPQRDEAKQISSKQDVTSNSPNKKYEGADVGIEVKVTKNFSLHRCNKCGKAFARKAFLEHHKKTHKANVSHSPEENKTKGRSTRSKAVVW, encoded by the exons ATGCCTCTAAGGGACAAGTGTTGTCAGACTGACCACCATCACCATGGATGCTGCGAACCAG GAACTAAACAACTTAAACATATCTTGTTAAAAGATGTGGACACCATTTTTGAGTGTAAATTGTGCCGGAGTCTCTTCAGAGGATTACCAAATTTAATTACTCATAAAAAGTTTTATTGTCCTCCAAGTCTCCAGATGGATGATA ACCTCCCAGACATAAATGATAAACAGAGTCAAGCCATAAATGACCTCCTGGAAGCAATCTATCCAAGGGTAGATAAGCAAGAATACGTAATTAAATTGGAACCTATAGAAACTAATCAGAATGCTGTATTTCAATATGTATCAAGGACTGATAGCCCAGATGAGAACGTAGAAAGTAGTAGTACCCCTGATCAAGCTCCAGTACAGATACAGGAACCCAGCGCTGAGCAACCCAAGACTGTTTCAGCTCCAGCCCTGATCCCAGCTGCGGAGACTGTAGAATTACCTCCTGCTGATCCCATTACAAACAAGGTGATACCTACTCCTGAAGAACAGCCTCCAGCAGTAAATCCTGAGTTGGACTCTCTGGATAATTCTGATTTTGGCCACCAGTTGATATGTTGCCTTTGTAGAAAAGAATTTCATTCCAGACGCAGTGTACGCCGGCACATTCGAAAAGTGcacaaaaaaaagatggaagagCTAAAGAAGTacatagaaacaaaaaagaaaccaaatcaGTGCTCTGCGAAAGGACGGAGTAAGAATGTTCTTGTAACGTTAGGTAGAAGTTGTCCTGTATGTTATAAATCATTTGCTACAAAAGCCAACGTAAGGAGGCATTTTGATGAAGTTCATAGAGGATTAAGAAGGGATTCCATTACTCCTGATATAGCTACAAAGCCTGGGCAACCTTTGTTCTTGGATACAGTTTCTGctaaaaaatcttttaagacCCGAAAACAAAAGTCGTCTTCAAAGGCCGAATACAATTTAACTGCATGCAAATGCCTTCTGTGCAAGAGAAAATATAGTTCACAAATAATGCTGAAAAGGCACATGCAAATTGTTCACAAGATAACTCTTTCTGGAAAGAACTctaaaagagagaaaggaccCAACAATACTGCCAAtggcacagaaataaaagtaaaagttGAACCAGCAGATTCTGTAGAACCTTCACCCCCTTCCATTGCCCTTTCTCCACAGAATGAATTAAAGGGAACAAATCattcaaatgagaaaaagagcACACCgtcagcacagaaaaataaagttaaacaGGACCCTGAAAACCCTAAATCAACTTCTAAATCAACCACTAAATCAACCTCTAAATCAACCACTAAATCAACCTCTAAATCAACCAATGCATCTGCTGCAGGTGGCCAGCAAAAAAACAGGAAGCCAAAACTTTCAGCTGGCTTTGACTTCAAGCAGCTTTACTGTAAACTCTGTAAACGCCAATTTACTTCTAAACAGAACTTGACAAAACACATTGAATTACACACAGATGGAAATAACATTTATGTTAAATACTACAGGTGTCCACTCTGCTCTTATGAAACACGTCGCAAACGTGATGTGATAAGGCATATAACTGTAGTTCATAAAAAGTCACCACGCTACCTTGGGAAAATAACTGCAAGTTTAGAAATTAGAGCAATAAAAAAGCCAATTGATCTTGTTCTAAATAAGGTGACAAAAAGAGGCCCTCAGAGGGATGAAGCAAAACAGATTAGTTCAAAACAGGATGTCACCTCTAATTCTCCCAATAAAAAGTATGAAGGAGCTGATGTTGGCATTGAagtaaaagtaacaaaaaactTTTCTCTGCACCGATGCAATAAATGTGGGAAAGCGTTTGCCAGAAAAGCTTTTCTAGAACATCataagaaaacccacaaagcaaATGTATCTCATTcacctgaagaaaataaaaccaaaggcAGAAGTACAAGATCTAAAGCTGTTGTCtggtga
- the ZNF800 gene encoding zinc finger protein 800 isoform X1 yields MPLRDKCCQTDHHHHGCCEPVHLLEPGDPPLLQQPLQTSKSGIQQIIECFRSGTKQLKHILLKDVDTIFECKLCRSLFRGLPNLITHKKFYCPPSLQMDDNLPDINDKQSQAINDLLEAIYPRVDKQEYVIKLEPIETNQNAVFQYVSRTDSPDENVESSSTPDQAPVQIQEPSAEQPKTVSAPALIPAAETVELPPADPITNKVIPTPEEQPPAVNPELDSLDNSDFGHQLICCLCRKEFHSRRSVRRHIRKVHKKKMEELKKYIETKKKPNQCSAKGRSKNVLVTLGRSCPVCYKSFATKANVRRHFDEVHRGLRRDSITPDIATKPGQPLFLDTVSAKKSFKTRKQKSSSKAEYNLTACKCLLCKRKYSSQIMLKRHMQIVHKITLSGKNSKREKGPNNTANGTEIKVKVEPADSVEPSPPSIALSPQNELKGTNHSNEKKSTPSAQKNKVKQDPENPKSTSKSTTKSTSKSTTKSTSKSTNASAAGGQQKNRKPKLSAGFDFKQLYCKLCKRQFTSKQNLTKHIELHTDGNNIYVKYYRCPLCSYETRRKRDVIRHITVVHKKSPRYLGKITASLEIRAIKKPIDLVLNKVTKRGPQRDEAKQISSKQDVTSNSPNKKYEGADVGIEVKVTKNFSLHRCNKCGKAFARKAFLEHHKKTHKANVSHSPEENKTKGRSTRSKAVVW; encoded by the exons ATGCCTCTAAGGGACAAGTGTTGTCAGACTGACCACCATCACCATGGATGCTGCGAACCAG tgCATCTGTTGGAACCTGGTGATCCTCCATTACTACAGCAACCTCTGCAAACATCAAAATCTGGTATTCAACAAATCATTGAGTGTTTTCGATCAG GAACTAAACAACTTAAACATATCTTGTTAAAAGATGTGGACACCATTTTTGAGTGTAAATTGTGCCGGAGTCTCTTCAGAGGATTACCAAATTTAATTACTCATAAAAAGTTTTATTGTCCTCCAAGTCTCCAGATGGATGATA ACCTCCCAGACATAAATGATAAACAGAGTCAAGCCATAAATGACCTCCTGGAAGCAATCTATCCAAGGGTAGATAAGCAAGAATACGTAATTAAATTGGAACCTATAGAAACTAATCAGAATGCTGTATTTCAATATGTATCAAGGACTGATAGCCCAGATGAGAACGTAGAAAGTAGTAGTACCCCTGATCAAGCTCCAGTACAGATACAGGAACCCAGCGCTGAGCAACCCAAGACTGTTTCAGCTCCAGCCCTGATCCCAGCTGCGGAGACTGTAGAATTACCTCCTGCTGATCCCATTACAAACAAGGTGATACCTACTCCTGAAGAACAGCCTCCAGCAGTAAATCCTGAGTTGGACTCTCTGGATAATTCTGATTTTGGCCACCAGTTGATATGTTGCCTTTGTAGAAAAGAATTTCATTCCAGACGCAGTGTACGCCGGCACATTCGAAAAGTGcacaaaaaaaagatggaagagCTAAAGAAGTacatagaaacaaaaaagaaaccaaatcaGTGCTCTGCGAAAGGACGGAGTAAGAATGTTCTTGTAACGTTAGGTAGAAGTTGTCCTGTATGTTATAAATCATTTGCTACAAAAGCCAACGTAAGGAGGCATTTTGATGAAGTTCATAGAGGATTAAGAAGGGATTCCATTACTCCTGATATAGCTACAAAGCCTGGGCAACCTTTGTTCTTGGATACAGTTTCTGctaaaaaatcttttaagacCCGAAAACAAAAGTCGTCTTCAAAGGCCGAATACAATTTAACTGCATGCAAATGCCTTCTGTGCAAGAGAAAATATAGTTCACAAATAATGCTGAAAAGGCACATGCAAATTGTTCACAAGATAACTCTTTCTGGAAAGAACTctaaaagagagaaaggaccCAACAATACTGCCAAtggcacagaaataaaagtaaaagttGAACCAGCAGATTCTGTAGAACCTTCACCCCCTTCCATTGCCCTTTCTCCACAGAATGAATTAAAGGGAACAAATCattcaaatgagaaaaagagcACACCgtcagcacagaaaaataaagttaaacaGGACCCTGAAAACCCTAAATCAACTTCTAAATCAACCACTAAATCAACCTCTAAATCAACCACTAAATCAACCTCTAAATCAACCAATGCATCTGCTGCAGGTGGCCAGCAAAAAAACAGGAAGCCAAAACTTTCAGCTGGCTTTGACTTCAAGCAGCTTTACTGTAAACTCTGTAAACGCCAATTTACTTCTAAACAGAACTTGACAAAACACATTGAATTACACACAGATGGAAATAACATTTATGTTAAATACTACAGGTGTCCACTCTGCTCTTATGAAACACGTCGCAAACGTGATGTGATAAGGCATATAACTGTAGTTCATAAAAAGTCACCACGCTACCTTGGGAAAATAACTGCAAGTTTAGAAATTAGAGCAATAAAAAAGCCAATTGATCTTGTTCTAAATAAGGTGACAAAAAGAGGCCCTCAGAGGGATGAAGCAAAACAGATTAGTTCAAAACAGGATGTCACCTCTAATTCTCCCAATAAAAAGTATGAAGGAGCTGATGTTGGCATTGAagtaaaagtaacaaaaaactTTTCTCTGCACCGATGCAATAAATGTGGGAAAGCGTTTGCCAGAAAAGCTTTTCTAGAACATCataagaaaacccacaaagcaaATGTATCTCATTcacctgaagaaaataaaaccaaaggcAGAAGTACAAGATCTAAAGCTGTTGTCtggtga